From a single Candidatus Zixiibacteriota bacterium genomic region:
- the ctaD gene encoding cytochrome c oxidase subunit I — translation MSEAVIPQKNYLNDPKGLKSWLLTRDHKRIGLMYLFAIMFFFLVGGVFALLIRWELLKPTADIMTHDTYNKMFTLHGAIMIFLFIIPSIPAALGNFVLPLMLGAKDVAFPRLNLASWYVYVAGAIIVLYSVVTNAVDTGWTFYTPYSTTTNTAVISMTFGVFVLGFSSIFTGLNFMVTIHKLRAPGMTWFNMPLFAWGIYATSILQVLATPVLGITLVLLILERALGIGIFDPALGGDPVLYQHFFWFYSHPAVYIMILPGMAIISETISTFSHKKIFGYRLVAFSSLGIALVSFLVWGHHMFTSGQSELAAVIFSFLTFLVGIPSGIKVFNWLATMYKGQISLEAPMLYTLSFLFLFTIGGVTGIMLGALSVDVHLHDTYFVVAHFHYVMMGGTVMAFLAGLHHWWPKIWGRLYNEKLAALACALIFIGFNMTFFTQFILGSQGMPRRYFTYVEQYQPLHGFSSIGSFVIGTGFIIMAFYLIYAIFKGRPAGNNPWGALTLEWQTTSPPPAENFETDIVPTHGPYDYDKVVAASTR, via the coding sequence ATGAGTGAAGCCGTAATTCCGCAGAAAAATTATCTGAACGACCCGAAAGGGCTCAAGTCGTGGTTGCTCACGCGCGACCACAAGCGCATCGGCTTGATGTACCTGTTCGCGATCATGTTCTTCTTCCTGGTCGGCGGGGTGTTTGCGTTGTTGATTCGCTGGGAGCTGTTGAAGCCGACGGCGGACATCATGACGCACGACACCTACAACAAGATGTTCACGCTGCACGGCGCGATCATGATCTTCCTGTTTATCATCCCGTCGATCCCGGCGGCGTTGGGGAATTTCGTACTGCCACTGATGCTGGGGGCGAAGGACGTGGCGTTCCCGCGGTTGAATCTGGCCAGTTGGTATGTGTATGTGGCGGGGGCGATCATCGTGCTCTACTCGGTGGTCACCAACGCGGTCGATACCGGCTGGACGTTCTATACGCCGTATTCGACGACGACGAATACCGCGGTGATCTCGATGACCTTCGGGGTGTTCGTGCTCGGCTTCTCGTCGATCTTCACCGGTTTGAATTTCATGGTGACGATCCACAAGCTGCGGGCGCCGGGAATGACCTGGTTCAACATGCCGTTGTTTGCCTGGGGGATTTATGCGACGTCGATCTTGCAGGTGCTGGCGACGCCGGTGCTGGGGATAACGCTGGTGCTGCTGATTCTGGAGCGCGCGCTCGGGATCGGCATCTTCGATCCGGCCCTCGGCGGCGACCCGGTGCTGTATCAGCATTTCTTCTGGTTCTACTCGCACCCGGCGGTGTACATCATGATTCTGCCGGGCATGGCGATCATTTCCGAGACGATCTCGACGTTTTCGCACAAGAAGATATTCGGCTACAGGCTGGTGGCGTTTTCGAGCCTCGGCATTGCGCTGGTCAGTTTCCTGGTCTGGGGGCACCACATGTTCACCTCCGGGCAGTCGGAGTTGGCGGCGGTGATTTTCTCATTCCTGACATTTCTCGTCGGTATCCCGTCGGGCATCAAGGTGTTCAACTGGCTGGCGACGATGTACAAGGGGCAGATTTCGCTGGAAGCGCCGATGTTGTACACGCTCAGTTTCCTGTTTTTGTTCACGATCGGCGGCGTGACCGGCATCATGCTCGGTGCGCTGTCGGTGGACGTGCATCTGCATGACACCTACTTCGTCGTGGCGCATTTCCATTACGTGATGATGGGCGGCACGGTGATGGCATTCCTGGCGGGGCTGCATCACTGGTGGCCCAAGATCTGGGGGCGGCTCTACAATGAGAAACTGGCGGCGCTCGCCTGCGCGCTGATCTTCATCGGTTTCAATATGACGTTTTTCACGCAGTTCATCCTCGGCTCGCAGGGGATGCCGCGGCGGTACTTCACTTACGTCGAGCAGTATCAACCGTTGCACGGCTTCTCATCGATCGGCTCGTTTGTCATCGGCACGGGCTTCATCATCATGGCATTCTATTTGATCTATGCGATCTTCAAGGGCAGACCGGCGGGCAACAACCCGTGGGGCGCGCTGACGCTGGAATGGCAGACGACTTCGCCGCCGCCGGCCGAGAATTTCGAGACCGATATAGTCCCCACCCATGGACCGT
- the coxB gene encoding cytochrome c oxidase subunit II — protein MDKTGSFFLPPPHSTVAGDVDALFNFIYFSSAILLALVTAAMVLFIVRYRRRGAATTTSGIAHNTALEITWTLIPTIVVFIIFAWGFKGFIRLHVAPANSMQVKVTGQKWFWSFDYPDGASSVNELLVPAGQPVKLLMSSKDVIHSFYVPTFRIKMDVLPNRYTIAWFEATDTGNFNLFCTEYCGTKHSEMIGKVRVVTERQYAEWLETQSGPGAGESLVDYGARLYSQKACITCHSSDGKAGTGPTFKGIFGHTVDLEGGQSVEVDENYIRESILEPKAKVVRGFQPVMPTYQGLLKDKQIDGLVEYIKSLK, from the coding sequence ATGGACAAGACTGGTAGCTTCTTCCTGCCGCCGCCGCATTCAACAGTCGCCGGTGACGTTGACGCGCTGTTCAATTTCATCTATTTCTCGTCGGCGATCCTGCTGGCGCTGGTGACGGCAGCGATGGTGTTGTTTATCGTTCGCTACCGCCGGCGCGGCGCCGCCACGACCACATCGGGAATAGCGCACAACACGGCGCTGGAGATCACCTGGACCTTGATCCCGACGATCGTGGTGTTCATCATTTTTGCCTGGGGTTTCAAGGGCTTTATCCGCCTGCACGTGGCGCCGGCAAATTCGATGCAGGTGAAGGTGACAGGTCAAAAGTGGTTTTGGTCGTTTGACTATCCGGACGGCGCGAGCAGCGTCAATGAATTGCTGGTGCCGGCGGGACAGCCGGTGAAGCTGTTGATGTCCTCGAAGGACGTGATCCACAGCTTCTACGTGCCGACTTTCCGTATCAAAATGGACGTGCTGCCGAACCGGTACACGATCGCCTGGTTCGAGGCGACCGACACCGGCAACTTCAACCTGTTCTGCACCGAGTACTGCGGCACCAAACATTCCGAGATGATCGGCAAGGTGCGGGTGGTAACGGAGCGGCAATATGCCGAATGGCTGGAGACGCAATCGGGGCCGGGCGCGGGCGAATCGCTGGTCGATTACGGGGCGCGGCTGTATTCGCAGAAAGCCTGTATCACCTGCCACAGCTCCGACGGCAAGGCCGGTACCGGGCCGACGTTCAAGGGCATCTTCGGGCACACGGTGGATCTGGAAGGCGGCCAGTCAGTGGAAGTGGACGAGAACTATATCCGCGAATCGATCCTGGAGCCGAAGGCGAAAGTCGTGCGCGGATTCCAGCCGGTGATGCCGACGTATCAGGGGTTGCTCAAGGACAAGCAGATCGACGGGCTGGTCGAATATATCAAGTCACTGAAGTGA
- a CDS encoding SCO family protein yields MASRIFLVVIGGLLISSMWIDVDAQVVRDSVPELQKIDIIEHPGDTVPLQLAFNDDAGRPVQLAEYFHRGKPVVLTLAYYNCPMLCTVVLNGLSDAVRELDLRPEQDFLLVTVSINPNETAELAAGKRSRYMQALGEQGQNNGWRFLVGDSTQSRALAEAIGFKYFYDEAIKEYAHPAGAFVLTPDGVISRYLYGLDFKPRDLKFALIEASHGKIGTTLDRLILYCYHYDPAAKGYVVLAGNIMKLGGLLTLVILTVFLSLLWARERRYRAARVAA; encoded by the coding sequence ATGGCCAGCCGAATTTTCCTCGTGGTTATCGGTGGGCTCTTAATATCGAGCATGTGGATCGACGTAGATGCCCAGGTGGTGCGCGACAGTGTGCCGGAGTTGCAGAAGATCGATATCATCGAGCACCCGGGCGACACCGTGCCGTTGCAGTTGGCCTTCAACGACGATGCCGGGCGGCCGGTGCAACTGGCGGAGTATTTCCACCGGGGCAAGCCGGTGGTGCTGACGCTGGCCTACTACAATTGTCCGATGCTGTGCACCGTGGTGCTGAACGGGTTGTCGGATGCGGTGCGGGAGCTGGACCTGCGGCCGGAACAGGACTTCTTGCTGGTGACGGTCAGCATCAATCCGAACGAGACGGCGGAGCTGGCGGCCGGCAAGCGGTCGCGCTACATGCAGGCGCTGGGCGAGCAGGGGCAGAACAACGGCTGGCGGTTTTTGGTCGGCGACTCGACGCAGTCGCGCGCGCTGGCGGAGGCGATCGGATTCAAGTACTTCTATGATGAAGCGATCAAGGAATATGCGCATCCGGCGGGAGCCTTCGTGCTGACCCCCGATGGTGTGATCTCGCGCTACCTCTACGGGCTGGATTTCAAGCCGCGCGACCTGAAGTTCGCGCTGATCGAAGCCTCGCATGGCAAGATCGGCACGACGCTGGATCGGCTGATCCTGTACTGTTACCATTATGACCCGGCGGCGAAGGGCTACGTCGTGCTGGCGGGAAATATCATGAAGCTGGGCGGTCTGCTGACCCTGGTGATACTAACGGTATTCTTGAGTTTACTGTGGGCGCGCGAACGGCGATACCGGGCCGCGCGAGTCGCAGCCTGA